In a genomic window of Pedobacter sp. KBS0701:
- a CDS encoding sterol desaturase family protein: MKYTGSDISVIGLFGFVIVLTLVEMYFSYQHDRKLYTKRDTWTNIYLMTAAVVINLGTKTGTFFLLEYCYQFRLFQISNVWVYWLVLILAQDFLYWFLHTVGHYVRFFWAMHVTHHSSEHFNLTTGFRSTVFEPLYRVFFYLPLAFMGFTAVDILFAYLVTQIYGNLVHTQYNIKFPKWYEYIFVTPSHHRVHHASNVRYLDKNMGMVLILWDRWFGTFQEELPEDVVKYGLTTQPKDTGPVNIIFHEFIALTADVKKAPTFVDKVKYIFNPPGWSHDGSTKIAKIMQQELRDEEKRKYEELQQQKVKGLNDRGELSSTG; encoded by the coding sequence ATGAAGTATACCGGAAGTGACATTTCTGTTATCGGGCTATTTGGCTTTGTAATCGTTTTAACCTTAGTTGAAATGTATTTCAGCTATCAGCACGACAGAAAATTATATACCAAACGCGATACCTGGACGAACATCTACCTGATGACGGCAGCCGTTGTAATTAATTTAGGCACCAAAACAGGTACCTTTTTTCTACTGGAATATTGTTACCAATTCCGCTTATTCCAGATCTCAAATGTTTGGGTGTATTGGCTTGTTTTGATTTTAGCTCAGGATTTTCTGTATTGGTTTTTGCATACCGTTGGTCATTATGTACGCTTTTTCTGGGCAATGCATGTTACACATCACTCATCTGAACACTTTAACTTAACCACGGGTTTCCGTTCAACTGTTTTTGAGCCATTGTACAGGGTTTTCTTTTATCTTCCGCTAGCATTCATGGGCTTTACTGCGGTTGATATTCTTTTTGCCTACCTGGTTACCCAGATTTATGGAAATTTGGTTCACACCCAATACAACATCAAATTCCCTAAATGGTACGAATACATCTTCGTTACGCCATCGCACCACCGGGTACACCACGCCAGCAATGTGCGTTATTTAGATAAAAACATGGGTATGGTATTAATCCTATGGGACAGGTGGTTTGGCACTTTCCAGGAAGAATTGCCTGAAGATGTAGTGAAATACGGCTTAACCACACAACCAAAGGATACCGGCCCTGTAAATATTATTTTCCATGAGTTTATTGCTTTAACAGCCGACGTTAAAAAGGCACCAACATTCGTGGATAAAGTGAAATACATTTTCAATCCACCGGGATGGAGCCATGACGGAAGCACTAAAATTGCTAAAATTATGCAACAGGAATTACGTGACGAGGAAAAGAGAAAATACGAAGAACTGCAACAGCAAAAAGTAAAAGGCCTTAACGATCGGGGAGAGTTAAGTTCTACAGGATAA